The genomic region AGCCTTGGTATAGCTTTGAATTAATGAAAGGTTGGTTGCTatccacacttttttttttttatctctcacacactcttcttaatttttgaatgtcacaatgaatgaattgaagaaaatcaaataacataaattaataaaaaatatgtaaataataCCACCCCTAATGAAATTCAGATAAGAAAGTAAACCAGACAAAGTTTTGGAAGGGCCATACCTGTAGTGGTTCGAGATTCCAAAGCCACAAATCTATCTTTAATTTTCTTACTTTTTGAATGGCCATTTTATCaattattttctatttctgTAACTTTATAATATACTACTCCCGATAAAAAGgcacaaaattttatgtttcatttttctttctttggttcAAATTCTTTAGCAGAATTTTATTCTAATAATTAACAATCAGTGACTTCTCCAATTTTAACTATATGTGATTATCCTTCGTGTGTGTAGCTATTGAGTTCAGTGAGAGGTTGAGCTACTTTGGAATAGCAACTAGCTTAATTATTTACCTCACCAGAGTAATGCATGACGACCTCAAGACCGCAGTCAAAAGTGTCAATCACTGGTCTGGTGTCACCACACTGATTCCACTGTTTGGAGGCTTCGTGGCTGATGCTTACTTGGGGCGCTTCAAAACAGTTCTTTTTTCATCCATCATTTACCTCATGGTAGTTAATCTCATTTACCTTTGAACAAACTAATTTGTTATTATTGTTAAATCGTCTCCTATATCAGAAACCTGACCAAGTTAAATCACAATTATATTAATGATTTCACTACTAATTGCATTGAGGTATTTTGTATAAAACGTCACACCTATTGTAGACCTTCCCTGAAAATTAAACAATTGTTAGTTTATTCAGAAAATAACTCGTCTGTTTTTACTTTAGGGTTTGATTCTTCTATGCATGTCCTGGTTCGTACCAAGCTTCAGGCCTTGTAATACCAAAACATGCCACGAACCCAGAAAAATCCATGAAGTGGTGTTCTTTGTTGCAATCTACTTAATTTCTATAGGGACTGGGGGTCATAAGCCTGCCCTGGAGAGCTTTGGAGCTGACCAATTCGATGACGATCACCGTGAAGAAAGAAAGCAGAAGATGTCCTTTTTCAATTGGTGGAGTTTTGGGCTTTGTTGTGGGCTTTTACTTGGGGTTACTGTGGTAGTGTATGTGCAAGACCATGTGAGTTGGGGTGTTGCTGATATTGTTGTCACTGCAGTCATGGCTGTATCACTTTCTATCTTCATAATTGGAAGGCGGAATTACCGTTATCGAAAACCGACTGGGAGCCCTTTAACACCAATGTTGCAAGTTCTTGTAGCTGCCATTGCTAAGAGAAATCAGCCTCACCCTTCTGACCCTGCTCAATTGTATGAAACCCCCAAATCAGAAAAGGTCCATGGGAGGCTTCTGTGCCACACGAAGAAGCTCAGGTAAGCAAATTGATATCCTTTCTTTACATAACACAATATGTTCCTGTATATATACGATGAGAGTAATGTTCGCAAGCGATATTTCTAATATGTTATGTTAACAAAATGTGTTGTCAGAGTGTCAATCTGACATGTTATGTTATTAGATTATTAATTTGACATTTTACATTATTAAACTATTACTTTTGTACAATTTAGTCACTAAGAAACATGTTGTATGAACAAGAATTTCTTGGCATCATGTGTTTCAGATTTCTTGACAAGGCGGCGATTATAAGCGCACAAAACTTGGCTGAGAATCCAAGCCCTTGGAGACTAGCAACTGTGACCAAGGTGGAGGAGATGAAGCTTGTTCTCAACTTGATCCCAATTTGGCTAGCGACTCTACCATTTGGAATGTGTGTGGCACAATCCACCACATTCTTCATCAAACAAGGTGCCACCATGAACAGAGAGGTTGCAAATGGTTTCGTGGTCCCCCCTGCCTCAATATTCGCACTCGCAGCCATTGGAATGATCGCCTCCGTCACAATATACGAAAAACTCCTTGTCCCGATTCTGAGAAGGACAACCGGAAACGAAAGAGGAATCAACATCCTCCAAAGGATTGGAATCGGAATGATTTTCTCCATCGCTACAATGGTAGCAGCTGCCCTGGTGGAGAAGAAACGACTAGGGTTTGTCAAAAGTGACCCAATAAAGGGTTCGCATTCCATGAGCGTGTTGTGGTTGGCACCACAATTTCTGATCGTTGGGTTTGGAGATGGGTTTACTCTTGTGGGGTTGCAGGAGTATTTTTACGACCAAGTCCCGGACTCCATGAGAAGCTTAGGCATTGCTTTTTACCTCAGTGTGATCGGAGCTGGGAACTTCGTTAGCAGCTTTGTGATCACGGCCGTTGATCACATCACGGACAATGGAGGGAAGAGTTGGTTCGGTAAGGATTTGAACAGCAGTCGGTTGGACAGGTTTTATTGGCTCCTGGCTTGCGTGGCAGCAGCAAATCTGTGTGTTTATGTTTTCGTGGCTCGGCGTTATTCTTACAAGAATGTGCAGAAGGTAGCTGTGGCTGATTGCTTTGGAGATGAACTGGAAAATGAAGGCCCGATCCCATGaaacataatatatatttatatataaatatagggaattgttattggcactttacaaatttcattctacactccaaacttactatattttgaaagaaaaatacacttgtaaggagtgtagaatgaaattttttggagtgccaataacacttccctaaatatatacaaatatattagTTCAATAAATATTAATTGAACCATGGTTTAGTAAGTCTAAAAATAATTTACTTGTTAAGTTTGAAGTACTATTGTGAAATCgtgtttgaaattaatttgtaaACGCGTGGCTTTCAGTATTTTAAAAAGTATTAGACGTAAAAATTTTTGGTGCCATCCAATTGCCAATATAAATTCACATGCAACCCGTGCATATTATcaatttctttatattttcaCATGGTATGATGAGTTACTTGatagtgaagagagagagaataatgGCACATGCATTTCTCACATTATGTACTCATCTCATACGAACAGTTCATGCATATATTATAGTTAAGTATCATACTCAACGTAAATATACCTATTGTGTTTGTATTCATGTGGATCTCTGAGACTTCCTCTGAACCAATTCGAAATGACGACTACTAAAACAGAGATTGGAAGGTGAATGAGATAGGAGAGTTGAGttctaaaatatttacattgagTAATGAAAGTTTGCATAGTAGCATTCTTATCACTAATCTTTGTcttattaatattaataattcATAAAAGCGTCCCACCAAAGGTGATTATAATGTGTCACCCGAAAGACATAAAAAGGTGTCACCAAAGTATTCTATACCACTAGACAAATATGATGCTCTTTTTATGGGTCTTTTTCAATCGTACAACTTACAAGCACAATTAAGAACCAGtctctcctttctctttcaCCACAAGTGGACTCACAAGCACTATGGGAATAAGAGATACCGTTTTCCATTGCTTTATTCCTTTGCCGATGAATGGATTAGATTTCACAAATCTTCCCCCTTTTACTTTGAAATCTATTATGTCTATCAACGGGCCTCCGATTCTTAAGTAAAAAAGTaatagagagaaaaatagaACTTGAGAGAGTTCTGAGTAATAAACGACGATTAtcctttttttctattttacctGACTAGTTATGCCTTCACAATCACATATTCAAAACTAAAATCTATTTATCTATTTATCAAATGCTACACATGACTATGCCACAAGAAGGACTGAATGACATAGCTATATGTTATCTATTGAAAACTGTTTGGTTGGATATGTCATGTATTGAAAAAAATTTACTAAGATATTGTAACGACCGGTTTCCAAAAATTACAGTTTTTACAACTTTTAatgcgtgaatttacgaaaatgcccttcgaggcaaaaacattgacttttgttgaccgcctTGTCGTGTCACGTAAGATCTATTTTCTTGGCGTATCCTTGTAGCATTTGTCGCTATGAGAATATGGGCACAAGCAGAACGTAATTCGAAATTATAACGAAGATTTTATGGAGCTTGAAGCGACAAGGGTATTTTGGTAAATTTCTATTTTAAACACATtgttttggggttgtgtgcCACGTGGGACCCACAAATTGGTCCCTAATCTTCTGAAactctcttcctctcctttctctcccatgagctctctctctcccttcacGCTCTTGAAACTTCTCCCTCATCACTCTCTCTTCGTGGCTCTTCCCTCCTTAGCTATCATCTCTTTTATCTCAGCTCACCCTTTTatctcagctatctccctctctttctctgtaAAGAgacacaccaccaccacccttcACTGTACTCCGGCGAGCCCCACGACACCATCACTAATCATCATTCACTCCGGGAAACACCACGAACCATCACCATCATCTGGCATATCCTACATCCTTGAGACTCGAACTAAGAGCACGAACCACCGAGCCACGATGCGAAAGAGAACTCTGGCTAGATTTATCGTCCCTCTAATTTAGGTAAGCCTTAGGATACTTGAAATCTCTTCATTTTCACCCTTGTGGCCTAATTCTAACCTAGGTTATGTATTTGGAACGACGAGATAACACAGAGATACCTCGGGGGAATTTCCCTAGTTTCCGGCGAGGGACCGTGAGGTTGCAGGTGCTTTTCACACATTCCGGCCACAACTAGTCATGGAATTGGAAAATCTTTGCTCCCTTTTTCTTTAGCCTCATTTTGACATAAAATCTATGAAAAATAGTTAAGAAATTTTCCAGCCAAAATCTGGCCTTCTCCTTGGTTGGGTCCGACGACCCACGAGTTTAATCGGGTCAAACTCGACTCGCAACCTAAACTGGCCCAACCCAGCTGCTGGGCCCATTGCTATAACCCAGCCCAAGTCTGATTCAAATTCTAGCCCAAGTCCATGACCCATAAACCTCAACCCAATGATCCGACCCAACCCAGACCTAATCCCAGTCTCCTGGGCCGACGCGTAGGGTACACACGCCTCAACTCGACATATGGCGGCACGTGTGGTGGTGCGGCCTCCAAGGCAGCCACCCCGTGGCAGGGCATGGGGCGACGCGTGGGAGAACTCgaggtccctccttaggtttttcAACGTGCTGAATCCGAATTCGTTACCCGTTTTCCCAGATTCTATCGTCTTAGTAGAGTTTTTACTAAGTGGCCGCTATATGTATTTAGGTGCAACAATGGGAATTGACTACATCTTCGCTAGCTCGAAAGCAACAAAATATCTACGAATGAACCCTTCTTAAATagcatgtttttataaaatattaggcttgcattcacgaaaagcatgatttcttaattttacattttatgcattatttatgatttatttaaattgattttacgaaatatttatgatttatcaaCTATACATTTTACTAAGGGTTATGAATTATTGGATTCTCgtatatgaaattttttggcTTTCAAACATGATTTAGTTTACGGATTTATGAATATGGTTTACCATGGATATATGAAATGAGGCTTTGAGCTTATGAGATCCGGATTTGATATGAGTTTTCGAGGTATGTTTTCGATGCttagtgggttatcatacaacacatcCACACAACATGGGTATGTAAACGTCTATAGCCATAGGACACAATTAAGGAGCAGTGAGATATTTATGCCATACCCTCAGCTTCACCGGCGAAACCAGTGTCagacagcttcactagccacggCTAGTGTCGGTGTGTGATGGACATGTACTGCCTTCAGACGACTATGATGCCCTTAGTTGAGTACATCATTGATATGATTTACGGAGATTTACGGATTTGCCTTCAGGCAGCGATATTTCCATTACTGAGCACTATTTTACACGTACTTGTTTTACGAATGTTTTTCATGGCAAGCTAGAGTTTTCAGAAAACTtattatgtagtattatatgtgttttcaaaatagggggttagtatgttcataaggaaaatgattttcttattattagtactattattataaactttggtccactcactcctttggttttgcgcccccttcaggattTAGATTCGAGGCACACGATCCCGGTGTCAAGACACTTCTGCTTAGGTATCTTCGAGTCTCCTCtgtgtaggacccattcctcGGTTCGTACATTTTTATCATaattcttttcatattattcttgattagttgtacATTCTGAATTCGGTTCTGACTTAGtatatttctttctaattacatattttaattcgcatgcatgttaaaatggcttcgtcacctcgGGTTTCAGCCAGCATGTGCCTATCCTGATATTTGGAGATATCAAGGTCAAGGCATGTCAAATATGTTATCTATTAAAAAAGAGTTTGATAAGAAAACTAGATTATGTTATGTACCGATGTGATTATATGTTCCAGTTGTGGTTATATATTTGTATGACctatcattttcttgttttggccattcttattttttgaagtcATTGTATAATAGTATATAATTGTGAACA from Pyrus communis chromosome 9, drPyrComm1.1, whole genome shotgun sequence harbors:
- the LOC137746041 gene encoding protein NRT1/ PTR FAMILY 5.6-like, which codes for MEESKGAKSTKVIEDEEKWVYDSSLDHKGNVPLRASTGVWKASLFVVAIEFSERLSYFGIATSLIIYLTRVMHDDLKTAVKSVNHWSGVTTLIPLFGGFVADAYLGRFKTVLFSSIIYLMGLILLCMSWFVPSFRPCNTKTCHEPRKIHEVVFFVAIYLISIGTGGHKPALESFGADQFDDDHREERKQKMSFFNWWSFGLCCGLLLGVTVVVYVQDHVSWGVADIVVTAVMAVSLSIFIIGRRNYRYRKPTGSPLTPMLQVLVAAIAKRNQPHPSDPAQLYETPKSEKVHGRLLCHTKKLRFLDKAAIISAQNLAENPSPWRLATVTKVEEMKLVLNLIPIWLATLPFGMCVAQSTTFFIKQGATMNREVANGFVVPPASIFALAAIGMIASVTIYEKLLVPILRRTTGNERGINILQRIGIGMIFSIATMVAAALVEKKRLGFVKSDPIKGSHSMSVLWLAPQFLIVGFGDGFTLVGLQEYFYDQVPDSMRSLGIAFYLSVIGAGNFVSSFVITAVDHITDNGGKSWFGKDLNSSRLDRFYWLLACVAAANLCVYVFVARRYSYKNVQKVAVADCFGDELENEGPIP